The genome window GGCAGCGGTGGAAAGTGTTTCCAGTTCAAATAAAAAGCAGGCAGCGCTCCATAGAAAAACGCCAAAAGAGATGATACCTGCCACAATGCTGCTTAAGTGGACAAGGTTAAGCGCGTGTTCCCGTTTTTCTTTATAGTAGGTTGTAGCAACAATAATAGTAAGTGAAACGAAGTGGAATAAAACCAGCCACTTGAATTGGAAAAAGACAAGGGTGACGACAAACGTAACTATAGTTAAAACCAGTAATCCAAAAAGTGGAAGCAGTGGGCGCTGTTCTTTCATGCAAAGAAATCCGATTAAAGATTATTTTGAAAAAAATGATACTGATATGTCATTAACAAGCTTGTCAAATGAAAAAACGAGAAGTGCTATTAACTGGAGGCACTGAAAGAATAAATTTTGATAGAGTAACTCTATGGGGATGGTATAAAAATTAGGGGGTTGAGTGAGGAGAGGTGAAACGCGGTGCATTTTCTGCGGTTGATGCAAAACGTGTTCGCATGGTTAGCAAATTCCTGCTGCTTGCAGGATTTCAACGCCATTTTTCTCGATTGCTCTGCAAATATGGAAGAACTCTACAATGTCGAGCCGCCGCTCTTTATTTTCTGTCTTGGAAATAAAGGACTGAGGTTTTCCCAATTTATGTGCAAGCTCTGTTTGCGTTATTCCTGCTTTTTTTCGCTCTGCGACTAGTGCGTCGATGATAGCCTTATATTCTTTCAAATAGATTGATTTCATGCTGAATCCTTTGCGTAATCTTGAAAGAATTTAAGGTATGCTGTAT of Halodesulfovibrio sp. contains these proteins:
- a CDS encoding helix-turn-helix transcriptional regulator encodes the protein MKSIYLKEYKAIIDALVAERKKAGITQTELAHKLGKPQSFISKTENKERRLDIVEFFHICRAIEKNGVEILQAAGIC